From one Lolium rigidum isolate FL_2022 chromosome 4, APGP_CSIRO_Lrig_0.1, whole genome shotgun sequence genomic stretch:
- the LOC124648062 gene encoding disease resistance protein RGA2-like, whose protein sequence is MEALISAVLGDIVSRAISVVVEKCREQTTANEETTIEDNLQRLHQLLLRISAAVEEAEGRCITNQGMIRQVSMMIKQMFRGYYLLDSFKCRNNKTDDEEVSLSSFAQSKFNPAKRFRRLSSNTQIESMEIGRDSSKELKQVVLVLESMVADMKEFAIFLMNYPRMYRQPYGSYLFLDNCMFGRQMEKEQAISFLLQAEPLVGGNLGVLPIVGPRLIGKSTLVEHVYDDERVRNHFSLILRYRGNDLTHETATTFRDHCVIKHQNIAFGKERLLVVIELLGDVVEGAWKRLLQTSERCMAHGSKIIITSRSEKMVSVGTTQAIMLRCLSKEAYWYFFKMLVFGSTDPEEHPKLTSIAMELALVMRGSFVHACVVAAVLRAANLSAGFWSSVLREVRKYTQNNTLVFGEYPEDHMTRFIWSIPERLRSSEDRGLFLIHHSHQKGPATHGEVPRITLVDLISGTWSTLPRGKFEVLRWRSLIPPYYTYVYSCELVQNKNTRTEP, encoded by the coding sequence ATGGAGGCCCTCATTTCCGCAGTGCTTGGTGATATTGTGAGCAGAGCCATATCCGTGGTGGTCGAGAAGTGCCGCGAGCAGACGACCGCTAATGAGGAGACAACCATCGAGGATAACCTGCAGAGGCTACACCAACTGCTTCTGAGGATATCAGCGGCCGTCGAGGAGGCTGAGGGGCGGTGCATCACAAACCAAGGGATGATCCGTCAGGTTAGCATGATGATAAAACAAATGTTCAGAGGGTACTACCTTCTCGACTCCTTCAAGTGCAGAAACAACAAGACCGATGATGAGGAGGTGAGTCTCTCCTCGTTTGCTCAATCCAAATTTAATCCGGCTAAGCGCTTTCGCCGCCTATCTAGTAACACTCAAATTGAGAGCATGGAAATTGGTAGAGACAGCAGCAAGGAGTTAAAACAGGTTGTTCTTGTCCTAGAAAGCATGGTTGCTGACATGAAGGAGTTTGCTATATTTCTGATGAACTACCCTCGCATGTACCGCCAACCTTATGGCTCATATTTATTTTTGGATAACTGTATGTTCGGCCGCCAAATGGAGAAGGaacaggccatcagcttcttgcTACAAGCTGAGCCTCTAGTGGGTGGAAATTTGGGTGTCCTACCAATAGTTGGTCCTCGACTTATTGGGAAGAGCACTCTTGTGGAACATGTTTACGATGATGAGCGTGTGCGCAATCACTTCTCCTTGATCTTGCGCTACAGAGGAAATGACCTTACGCATGAAACCGCAACAACTTTCAGAGATCATTGTGTGATCAAGCATCAAAATATTGCCTTCGGTAAAGAAAGGTTGTTGGTTGTCATTGAGCTCTTAGGGGACGTGGTCGAAGGGGCCTGGAAGAGGTTGCTGCAGACTTCTGAAAGATGCATGGCACATGGGAGCAAAATCATAATCACTAGCCGTTCAGAGAAGATGGTCAGTGTTGGAACAACACAAGCCATCATGCTAAGATGTTTGTCTAAAGAAGCTTACTGGTATTTCTTCAAGATGCTCGTGTTCGGTAGCACGGATCCGGAGGAGCACCCAAAGTTAACATCCATTGCCATGGAGCTAGCCCTCGTGATGCGCGGATCTTTCGTACATGCATGTGTTGTTGCCGCCGTACTGAGAGCAGCAAATCTCAGTGCTGGGTTCTGGTCCAGTGTTCTCAGAGAGGTTAGGAAGTACACACAGAATAATACCTTGGTGTTCGGTGAATATCCCGAGGATCATATGACCCGGTTCATTTGGAGCATTCCTGAAAGACTGCGAAGTTCCGAGGATCGTGGGCTGTTTCTGATACATCATAGTCACCAAAAAGGGCCTGCCACTCACGGCGAAGTTCCAAGGATAACATTGGTGGATCTTATATCTGGAACCTGGAGCACTTTGCCGAGGGGAAAATTTGAGGTCTTGCGCTGGAGATCTCTCATACCGCCATACTATACGTACGTGTATTCTTGTGAGCTTGTGCAGAACAAGAACACTAGGACAGAGCCATAG
- the LOC124706864 gene encoding disease resistance protein RGA2-like codes for MDALISAAFSDIVSRAISVVVKKCREQTTANEETTIEDNLQRLHQLLLRISAVVEEAEGRCIRNQGMICQVSMMIKQMFRGYYLLDSFKCKTNKTDDEEVSLSSFAQSKFNPAKRFRRLSSNTQIESMEIGRDNSKKLKQAVLVLESMVADMKEFAIFLMSYPRMYRQPYSSYLFLDNCMFGRQMEREQAISFLLQAEPLVGGNLGVLPIVGPRLIGKSTFVEHVCNDERVRNHFSLILLYSSNNLTDETAATFRDNCLIKHQNILSGEGRSLVVIELLGDVDGGAWKRLLQTAERCMAHGSKIIITSRSEKMVSVGTTEAIKLACLSKEAYWYFFKMLLFRRADPEEHPKLASIAMELAIEMSGSFLSAYVVAAVLRKNLSAQFWSSVLRQVSKYMQNNTLVFGEYPEDHMTQYVWSIPERLRGSEDRELFLIHHGHQKGPAAHGEVPRLTVVDLMSGTYSAMPRGKFEVLGWRSPIPPYYSYIYSCEFVQNKNTRT; via the coding sequence ATGGATGCCCTCATTTCTGCAGCGTTTAGTGATATTGTGAGCAGAGCCATATCCGTGGTGGTCAAGAAGTGTCGCGAGCAGACGACCGCTAATGAGGAGACAACCATCGAGGATAACCTGCAGAGGCTACACCAACTGCTTCTGAGGATATCAGCGGTCGTCGAGGAGGCTGAGGGGAGGTGCATCAGAAACCAAGGGATGATCTGTCAGGTTAGCATGATGATAAAACAAATGTTCAGAGGGTACTACCTTCTCGACTCCTTCAAGTGCAAAACCAACAAGACCGATGATGAGGAGGTCAGTCTCTCATCGTTTGCTCAATCCAAATTTAATCCGGCTAAGCGCTTTCGCCGCCTATCTAGCAACACTCAAATTGAGAGCATGGAAATTGGTAGAGACAACAGTAAGAAGTTAAAACAGGCTGTTCTTGTCCTAGAAAGCATGGTTGCTGACATGAAGGAGTTTGCTATATTTTTGATGAGCTACCCTCGCATGTACCGCCAACCTTACAGCTCCTATTTATTTTTAGACAACTGTATGTTTGGCCGCCAAATGGAGAGGGaacaagccatcagcttcttgcTACAAGCTGAGCCTCTAGTTGGTGGAAATTTGGGTGTCCTACCAATAGTTGGTCCTCGACTTATTGGGAAAAGCACTTTTGTGGAACATGTTTGCAATGATGAGCGTGTGCGCAATCACTTCTCCTTGATCTTGCTCTACAGCAGCAACAACCTTACGGATGAAACGGCAGCTACTTTTAGAGATAATTGCTTGATCAAGCATCAAAATATTCTCTCCGGTGAAGGAAGGTCATTGGTTGTCATTGAGCTGTTAGGGGATGTGGACGGCGGGGCGTGGAAGAGGTTGTTGCAGACTGCTGAAAGATGCATGGCACATGGGAGCAAAATCATAATCACTAGCCGATCAGAGAAGATGGTCAGTGTTGGAACAACAGAAGCCATCAAGCTAGCATGTTTGTCTAAAGAAGCTTACTGGTATTTCTTCAAGATGCTCCTTTTTCGTAGAGCGGATCCAGAGGAGCACCCGAAGTTAGCATCCATAGCCATGGAGCTAGCCATCGAGATGAGTGGGTCTTTCCTATCCGCATATGTTGTTGCCGCCGTACTGAGAAAAAATCTCAGTGCTCAGTTCTGGTCAAGTGTTCTCAGACAGGTTAGTAAGTATATGCAGAATAATACCTTGGTGTTCGGTGAATATCCCGAGGATCATATGACCCAGTACGTTTGGAGCATCCCTGAAAGACTGAGAGGTTCTGAGGATCGTGAGTTGTTTCTGATACATCATGGTCACCAAAAAGGGCCTGCTGCTCACGGCGAAGTTCCGAGGTTAACAGTGGTGGATCTTATGTCTGGGACCTACAGCGCTATGCCGCGCGGCAAATTTGAGGTCTTGGGCTGGAGATCCCCCATACCGCCGTACTACAGCTACATATATTCATGTGAGTTTGTGCAGAACAAGAACACCAGGACATAG
- the LOC124648063 gene encoding probable starch synthase 4, chloroplastic/amyloplastic translates to HGTLSKLIEESEKRSLENFTGNMPSELWSRISLLIDGWLLEKKISYNDANTLREMVRKRDSRLREAYLSCRDTESREVMDNFLKMALPGTSSGLHIVHIAAEMAPVAKVGGLADVISGLGKALQKKGHLVEIILPKYDCMQVDQVSNLKVLDVLVQSYFEGNMFNNKVWTGTVEGLPVYFIEPEHPAKFFWRAQYYGEHDDFKRFSYFSRAALELLYQSGKKVDIIHCHDWQTAFVAPLYWDVYATLGFNSARICFTCHNFEYQGSAPACDLAWCGLDVEHLDRPDRMRDNSHGRINVVKGAIVYSNIVTTVSPTYALEVRSEGGRGLQDTLKVHSRKFLGILNGIDTDTWNPSTDRYLKVQYNANDLKGKAANKAALRKQLNLASAYPSQPLVGCITRLVPQKGVHLIRHAIYKTAELGGQFVLLGSSPVPDIQREFEGIAEYFQNNNNIRLLLKYDDALSHCIYAASDMFIVPSIFEPCGLTQMIAMRYGSVPIVRKTGGLNDSVFDFDDEAIPMEVRNGFTFVKADEQGLSGAMERAFNCYTRKPEVWKQLVQKDMRIDFSWDTSASQYEDIYQKAAARARAAA, encoded by the exons CATGGTACTCTTAGCAAACTAATAGAGGAAAGTGAGAAAAGATCACTGGAGAATTTCACAGGAAATATGCCTTCGGAATTATGGAGCAGAATTTCCCTTTTGATTGATGGGTGGTTACTTGAAAAGAAAATATCTTACAATGATGCAAATACATTACGAGAAATGGTTCGGAAAAGGGATAGTCGCCTTCGCGAAGCGTACTTGTCTTGCAGAGATACCGAAAGCAGAGAAGTTATGGATAATTTTCTGAAGATGGCACTACCAGGAACCAG TTCTGGTTTGCACATTGTCCACATAGCAGCAGAGATGGCTCCTGTCGCAAAG GTTGGTGGCCTGGCGGATGTGATATCTGGCCTTGGGAAGGCACTTCAGAAAAAAGGGCATCTAGTAGAGATTATTCTTCCCAAATATGACTGCATGCAGGTTGACCAAGTTAGCAATCTTAAG GTTTTAGATGTTCTTGTGCAGTCCTACTTTGAAGGAAATATGTTCAACAACAAAGTTTGGACAGGGACTGTTGAAG GCCTACCTGTTTACTTTATTGAGCCAGAGCATCCGGCGAAGTTCTTTTGGAGGGCTCAGTACTACGGAGAGCATGATGACTTTAAACGTTTTTCGTACTTCAGCCGTGCGGCACTGGAATTACTTTACCAATCTGGGAAGAAAGTTGATATAATCCACTGCCATGACTGGCAAACTGCATTTGTG GCACCTCTTTATTGGGATGTATATGCAACTCTAGGCTTCAATTCAGCTAGAATTTGCTTCACCTGTCACAATTTTGAATATCAAGGAAGTGCTCCAGCTTGTGATTTAGCATGGTGTGGCCTTGATGTTGAGCACCTAGATAGACCAGACAGGATGCGGGACAACTCACATGGAAGAATAAATGTTGTTAAG GGTGCAATTGTGTATTCGAACATCGTGACAACTGTCTCACCAACATATGCACTAGAAGTTCGCTCGGAG GGTGGGCGTGGACTCCAAGATACACTTAAAGTACATTCCAGGAAATTTCTTGGGATACTTAATGGAATTGACACAGATACATGGAACCCTTCCACTGATAGGTATCTCAAGGTCCAGTATAATGCTAACGATCTCAAGGGAaaggcagcaaacaaagcagcccTAAGAAAACAGCTAAACCTGGCTTCTGCATATCCTTCACAACCGCTG GTTGGTTGCATTACAAGACTAGTTCCTCAGAAGGGTGTACATCTCATCAGGCATGCAATATACAAAACGGCTGAATTGGGAGGACAGTTTGTCCTTCTGGGTTCAAGTCCAGTACCAGACATTCAA AGGGAGTTTGAAGGTATTGCAGAATATTTTCAGAACAACAACAATATCCGGCTGCTTTTGAAGTACGATGATGCTTTGTCTCATTGTATATATGCTGCATCTGACATGTTCATTGTTCCCTCTATATTTGAGCCATGTGGCCTCACTCAG ATGATAGCTATGAGATATGGTTCCGTGCCAATTGTTCGAAAAACTGGTGGATTGAATGATAG TGTGTTTGACTTTGACGATGAAGCAATTCCTATGGAAGTGCGAAATGGCTTTACATTTGTCAAGGCCGACGAGCAG GGACTAAGCGGCGCGATGGAAAGGGCGTTCAACTGCTACACAAGAAAACCTGAGGTCTGGAAACAGTTGGTGCAGAAAGACATGAGGATAGATTTCAGCTGGGACACTTCAGCTTCGCAGTACGAAGACATCTATCAAAAGGCAGCGGCTCGAGCGAGGGCAGCAGCTTGA
- the LOC124706870 gene encoding glycerophosphodiester phosphodiesterase GDPDL7-like, translated as MGARYPLAFLILLLLHGANAALDPPAGEWLTLNGRRPRVIARGGFSGLFPDSSAIAFSYAVAYSVPDVVLFCDLQFSSDGVGFCISNLKLDNSTEIARMKDFASRGSTYQVNGQDVQGWFSVDFKSEELHQIGLIQNTPSRSPIFDGGPYLMSLDNVVRTVKPHEIWVNVEYDSFFREHGLSSEDYIVGMPKEFPVTWVSSPEVALLKSLAGKLRNNTKIIFRFLTEDLVEPTTKITYGELLKDLQAIKAFASGILVPKQYIWPMNKNGYLEPSTSLVKDAHALGLEVYASGFANDDACMSHNYSYDPNAEYLNFIDNSDFSVDGFLTDYPPTASGAIACLAHTKGNALASIGNETTDGSRPLIITHDGASGVFPGSTDLAYQQAVKDGADIIDCWVRMSKDGVAFCLGSSDLNGSTTAATTFLGKMTNVDEIQNKSGIFSFDLSWNEIQTLKPNLIGPFSESAMDRNPAAKNAGKFMTLAAFLDYAKASNISGILIGIEGAAYLATRGLDVVGAVSTALTKFGYDKETKQVVLIQSEDPPVLSAFKKFPKFKRVYEIEFDITDISKPSVVEISEMANAVKLRRSSAVQVDGFYLTGFTHALVDRLHAAKIEVYVGVLKNEFMSLAFDYWADPMKEIATDTWAVPADGLITDFPATAAAYFRSPCSDMEQNMSYYTISPAEVGTLVRMASYGLPPAPPPAPVLEPEDVHHQPLPLCPKEPMFRTFRCRMPPKGEYTMATDG; from the exons ATGGGAGCAAGATATCCTCTTGCGTTCTTGATCCTCTTACTTCTTCATGGAGCCAATGCTGCTTTAGATCCTCCAGCAGGGGAATGGTTGACACTGAACG GTCGCCGTCCTCGAGTCATTGCTCGTGGGGGGTTCTCTGGCTTATTTCCCGATTCAAGCGCCATTGCATTCAGCTACGCAGTGGCCTATAGCGTGCCTGACGTGGTCCTGTTCTGCGACCTGCAATTTTCCAGTGATGGTGTGGGCTTCTGCATAAGCAACTTGAAACTTGACAATAGCACAGAGATTGCTAGGATGAAGGACTTCGCTTCCAGGGGCTCGACTTACCAAGTGAACGGACAAGATGTTCAAGGATGGTTCTCTGTGGACTTCAAATCGGAGGAGCTACATCAGATTGGCT TGATTCAGAATACTCCTTCTCGCAGTCCAATATTTGACGGCGGACCGTATTTGATGTCACTTGACAATGTGGTTAGAACTGTTAAGCCTCATGAAATTTGGGTCAATGTGGAG TATGATTCATTTTTTCGGGAGCACGGATTAAGTAGCGAAGATTACATAGTAGGAATGCCAAAAGAATTTCCTGTCACTTGGGTGTCCTCGCCAGAAGTTGCGTTATTGAAAAGTCTCGCTGGGAAGCTCAGAAACAATACTAAGATAATTTTTCGGTTTCTCACTGAAGACCTTGTTGAGCCTACGACCAAGATAACATATGGAGAACTTCTGAAAGACCTGCAAGCCATCAAGGCCTTTGCATCAGGGATTCTTGTCCCCAAGCAATATATTTGGCCAATGAATAAGAATGGGTACTTGGAGCCGTCTACCAGTTTGGTCAAAGATGCACATGCCCTTGGGCTGGAAGTGTATGCATCTGGATTTGCCAATGATGATGCCTGTATGAGTCACAACTACAGCTATGACCCCAATGCGGAATACTTGAATTTCATAGACAATTCAGACTTCTCAGTCGACGGTTTTTTAACTGACTACCCGCCCACTGCATCAGGAGCCATAG CATGCCTGGCACATACCAAGGGCAATGCTCTTGCTTCTATTGGAAATGAAACTACAG ATGGAAGCAGGCCACTGATCATAACCCACGATGGTGCAAGCGGTGTCTTCCCAGGCAGCACGGACCTTGCCTACCAACAAGCGGTGAAAGATGGTGCGGACATAATAGATTGCTGGGTCCGTATGTCAAAAGATGGAGTCGCCTTCTGCCTGGGCTCTTCAGATCTCAACGGCAGCACAACAGCAGCTACAACTTTCTTGGGGAAAATGACAAATGTGGATGAAATACAGAACAAATCTGGCATTTTCTCATTTGATCTCTCATGGAACGAGATCCAAACCTTAAAAC CCAACCTTATCGGTCCATTCTCAGAATCAGCCATGGATAGAAATCCTGCTGCGAAGAACGCTGGCAAATTCATGACATTGGCCGCATTCCTTGATTATGCGAAAGCCAGCAATATTTCTGGTATACTGATCGGCATAGAG GGTGCTGCATACCTTGCAACCAGAGGTCTTGATGTGGTAGGTGCAGTCTCAACTGCACTGACCAAGTTTGGCTACGACAAGGAGACCAAACAGGTCGTGCTTATACAGTCagaggacccaccggtgctttcagCGTTCAAGAAGTTCCCCAAGTTCAAGCGGGTCTACGAGATCGAATTTGACATCACCGATATTTCGAAGCCTTCGGTGGTTGAGATCTCGGAGATGGCGAACGCGGTGAAGCTCAGACGCAGCTCAGCCGTACAAGTCGATGGCTTCTATCTGACAGGGTTCACTCATGCCTTGGTTGATAGGCTGCATGCTGCCAAAATAGAAGTGTACGTCGGCGTTCTCAAAAATGAGTTCATGAGCCTTGCGTTTGACTACTGGGCCGATCCGATGAAGGAGATAGCTACAGACACGTGGGCGGTACCCGCTGACGGGCTTATCACCGACTTCCCTGCCACTGCAGCTGCATACttca GGAGCCCGTGTAGCGACATGGAGCAGAATATGAGCTACTACACAATTAGCCCCGCGGAGGTCGGTACTTTGGTCAGAATGGCTTCATATGGACTTCCTCCGGCGCCCCCTCCAGCACCCGTGCTCGAACCTGAAGATGTTCATCACCAGCCGCTGCCGCTGTGCCCCAAGGAGCCCATGTTCCGGACCTTCCGCTGCCGAATGCCTCCCAAGGGCGAGTACACCATGGCTACCGACGGGTGA